In one Mesorhizobium australicum genomic region, the following are encoded:
- a CDS encoding DinB family protein: MKQHFRMFAAYNRWANGQLYDAAADLTPDELDRDMGAFFRSLLGTLNHLLVADRIWMKRFTGEGQAPSKLDTILFIDFGKLRATREAEDKRIADYIEGLTEKAFAGRFTYMTVTDMRTVSQRLAPALAHLFNHQTHHRGQAHAILTSLGRPSVELDLIQFQRTENGR, encoded by the coding sequence GTGAAGCAGCATTTCCGCATGTTCGCCGCCTACAACAGATGGGCGAACGGGCAGCTTTACGACGCGGCCGCAGACCTCACGCCAGACGAGCTCGACCGTGACATGGGGGCCTTCTTCCGCTCGCTCCTCGGCACGCTCAACCATCTTCTGGTGGCGGACCGGATCTGGATGAAGCGCTTCACCGGCGAGGGGCAGGCCCCGAGCAAGCTCGACACCATCCTCTTTATCGATTTCGGCAAGCTGCGCGCTACGCGCGAGGCAGAGGACAAGCGGATCGCCGACTATATCGAGGGACTGACCGAAAAAGCGTTCGCCGGACGCTTCACCTACATGACCGTCACCGACATGCGCACCGTCTCGCAGCGGCTGGCGCCGGCGCTGGCGCATCTCTTCAACCACCAGACCCATCATCGCGGCCAGGCGCACGCGATCCTGACCAGTCTGGGCAGGCCGTCGGTGGAACTCGATCTGATCCAGTTCCAGCGAACGGAAAACGGGCGGTAA
- a CDS encoding glutathione S-transferase family protein, with translation MTILLYELVGADPSRPFSPHVWKIALALAHKGLPFETVPVPFTGVPKIEGGFSKTVPVIRDGGTLMKESFDIAVYLEETYPDRPSLFKGEGGKAAARFVERWSQAVVRPYLGGAALMDIYGRLAPADQAYFRPSRQARFGDRSLEEVSGEREAGLHAWRAGLEPLRDMLSYQPFIGGDGPLYADYIVAGFLQWMRVVSPFRFLDPADPVAAWFERCLDLHGGLMRKVPAAA, from the coding sequence ATGACCATTCTCCTCTACGAACTCGTGGGCGCGGATCCTTCGCGCCCGTTCAGCCCACATGTGTGGAAGATCGCGCTTGCGCTGGCGCACAAGGGCCTTCCCTTCGAGACAGTACCGGTGCCGTTCACCGGTGTGCCGAAGATCGAGGGCGGCTTCTCCAAGACCGTGCCGGTGATCCGCGACGGCGGAACGTTGATGAAGGAGTCCTTCGACATTGCCGTCTATCTCGAGGAGACCTATCCGGACCGGCCGAGCCTGTTCAAGGGCGAGGGCGGCAAGGCGGCCGCGCGTTTCGTCGAGCGCTGGTCGCAGGCGGTGGTGCGACCCTATCTCGGCGGCGCTGCGCTGATGGACATCTACGGGCGCCTCGCTCCGGCGGACCAGGCCTATTTCCGCCCGTCGCGCCAGGCGCGGTTCGGAGACCGGTCGCTGGAGGAGGTGTCGGGCGAGCGGGAGGCTGGACTCCACGCCTGGCGGGCCGGACTGGAGCCGCTGCGCGACATGCTCTCGTACCAGCCGTTCATCGGTGGCGACGGACCGCTCTATGCCGACTACATCGTCGCCGGTTTCCTGCAATGGATGAGAGTGGTCTCGCCCTTCCGCTTCCTCGACCCGGCCGACCCTGTGGCCGCCTGGTTCGAGCGCTGCCTCGACCTGCACGGCGGGCTGATGCGCAAGGTGCCGGCGGCGGCGTGA
- the ndk gene encoding nucleoside-diphosphate kinase: MAVERTFSMIKPDATKRNLTGAITKMLEDAGLRVVASKRVWMSRREAEGFYAVHKERPFFGELVEFMSSGPTVVQVLEGENAIAKNREVMGATNPANAAEGTIRKVHALSIGENSVHGSDAPETAKEEIAYWFSGTEIVG; the protein is encoded by the coding sequence ATGGCCGTCGAACGCACCTTTTCCATGATCAAGCCGGACGCCACCAAGCGCAATCTGACGGGCGCGATCACCAAGATGCTCGAGGATGCCGGCCTGCGCGTCGTCGCCTCCAAGCGCGTGTGGATGAGCCGCCGCGAGGCCGAGGGCTTCTATGCCGTGCACAAGGAGCGCCCCTTCTTCGGCGAACTGGTCGAGTTCATGTCGTCCGGCCCGACGGTGGTGCAGGTGCTCGAAGGCGAGAACGCGATCGCCAAGAACCGTGAGGTGATGGGCGCGACCAACCCGGCCAACGCCGCCGAAGGCACCATCCGCAAGGTGCACGCTCTGTCGATCGGCGAGAACTCGGTGCACGGCTCGGACGCGCCGGAGACCGCGAAGGAAGAGATCGCCTACTGGTTCTCGGGCACCGAGATCGTCGGCTGA
- a CDS encoding putative bifunctional diguanylate cyclase/phosphodiesterase, producing MSIPLVIGVLVSTTLTYRRRWIEACYEHQNSRDLIEHLSEGIYRSSIDGQQLSANKALVKLNGYSSEAEMLASVHDIGGEWYVEPGRRDEFRRVLHSQGHVEDFVSEIYRHKTRERIWISESARIVRHNRTGKPLFYEGSVREITETIKRLKLEEHYKKLITQIPGGLFQYRRNADGSFRVLYYSEGFHRLTGIPNAPQAQIPETFTKLIVPEDLDAYYQSLRECHRAFKYWDHEFRIRTPDGVEKWLRASAAPERVGGAIVWHGYACDISPRKRQELEIKELAYFDPLTHLPNRRALLDRLRETLERTRHGARRGALLFIDLDNFKTLNDSEGHDTGDAYLVQVAGRLLSCVEPGDLVARIGGDEFVVCIEDAGATDADASARANHTAEAVLRELAQPHLIGAVEHQASASVGIVVFDGNEPRVDEVLKRADIAMYRAKASGRNAMALFDPSDIADENEQFRLVADLRTALAEDRLCLHFQPQVDQFGRIISAEALLRWTHPELGPVGPDRFIPLAEKSGLIHDLCRMVLSKGVRTLAGWQANPDTAHLRLSINVSPKSFSNPGFVAYVRQLIEEHAVDASRLMLEFTEQMMAENQKVTAERMHALRRLGIRFSLDDFGTGYSSLADLRQMPFDELKIDGSFVADIETRESDRALVRTILAMADTLGLAAVAEHVETAQQETLLRAFGCRMFQGYLYAPPLAADEFLARARVVPSLTPTAEALRLRA from the coding sequence ATGTCCATCCCGCTGGTCATCGGCGTTCTCGTCTCGACCACCCTCACCTACCGCCGCCGCTGGATCGAGGCCTGCTACGAACATCAGAACAGCCGCGACCTTATCGAGCACCTGTCAGAAGGCATCTACCGCTCTTCGATTGATGGCCAGCAACTCTCCGCCAATAAGGCTCTGGTGAAGCTGAACGGCTATTCGAGCGAGGCCGAGATGCTGGCGAGCGTCCACGACATTGGCGGCGAATGGTATGTCGAGCCCGGCCGTCGCGACGAGTTCCGCCGCGTCCTTCACTCGCAGGGCCATGTCGAGGACTTCGTGTCCGAGATCTACCGGCACAAGACGCGCGAGCGCATCTGGATCTCGGAATCGGCCCGCATCGTGCGTCATAACCGGACGGGCAAGCCCCTGTTCTATGAAGGATCGGTCCGCGAGATCACCGAGACGATCAAGCGCCTCAAGCTTGAGGAACACTACAAGAAGCTGATCACGCAGATCCCCGGCGGCCTGTTCCAGTATCGCAGGAATGCCGACGGCTCGTTCCGAGTCCTCTACTACAGCGAGGGCTTCCACCGTCTGACCGGCATCCCCAACGCCCCGCAGGCGCAGATCCCCGAGACGTTCACCAAGCTCATCGTCCCCGAGGACCTTGACGCCTACTATCAGTCGCTCAGGGAATGCCACCGGGCGTTCAAATATTGGGACCACGAGTTTCGCATCCGCACTCCCGACGGCGTCGAGAAATGGCTGCGCGCGTCGGCGGCGCCCGAAAGGGTTGGCGGCGCCATCGTCTGGCACGGCTACGCCTGCGACATCTCCCCCCGCAAGCGGCAAGAGCTCGAGATCAAGGAGCTCGCCTACTTCGACCCGCTCACGCACCTGCCGAACCGCCGCGCGCTGCTCGACCGGCTGCGCGAGACGCTGGAGCGGACGCGCCATGGCGCGCGACGCGGCGCGCTGCTCTTCATCGACCTCGACAACTTCAAGACACTCAACGACAGCGAGGGCCACGACACCGGCGACGCCTATCTCGTGCAGGTCGCCGGACGGCTATTGTCCTGCGTCGAGCCGGGCGATCTCGTGGCACGCATAGGCGGCGACGAATTCGTCGTCTGCATCGAGGACGCGGGCGCGACCGACGCGGACGCCTCCGCGCGCGCGAACCATACCGCCGAGGCCGTGTTGCGCGAGCTCGCGCAGCCGCACCTGATCGGCGCCGTCGAGCACCAGGCCTCCGCCAGCGTCGGCATCGTCGTCTTCGACGGCAACGAACCGCGCGTCGACGAGGTGCTGAAGCGCGCCGACATCGCGATGTACCGGGCCAAGGCGTCCGGTCGCAACGCGATGGCCCTGTTCGATCCGTCCGACATCGCAGACGAGAACGAGCAGTTCCGCCTCGTCGCCGACCTGCGTACCGCGCTCGCGGAGGACCGCCTGTGCCTGCATTTCCAGCCGCAGGTCGACCAGTTCGGCCGCATCATCTCGGCCGAGGCGCTGCTGCGCTGGACCCATCCGGAGCTCGGCCCCGTCGGGCCCGACCGCTTTATCCCGCTCGCCGAGAAGTCCGGGCTGATTCACGATCTCTGCCGCATGGTCCTCTCCAAGGGCGTGCGCACGCTGGCCGGCTGGCAGGCCAATCCCGACACCGCGCATCTGCGCCTCTCGATCAACGTGTCGCCGAAGTCGTTCAGCAATCCAGGCTTCGTCGCCTATGTCCGGCAGCTGATCGAGGAGCACGCGGTCGACGCCTCGCGCCTGATGCTCGAATTCACCGAGCAGATGATGGCCGAGAACCAGAAGGTCACGGCCGAACGGATGCATGCGCTGCGCCGGCTCGGCATCCGATTCTCGCTCGACGATTTCGGCACCGGCTACTCCTCGCTCGCCGACCTGCGGCAGATGCCGTTCGACGAGCTCAAGATCGACGGTTCCTTCGTGGCCGACATCGAGACGAGGGAGAGCGACCGGGCGCTGGTGCGCACCATCCTCGCCATGGCCGACACGCTGGGACTGGCAGCGGTGGCGGAGCATGTCGAGACGGCGCAGCAGGAGACACTGTTGCGCGCCTTCGGCTGCCGCATGTTCCAGGGCTACCTCTACGCGCCGCCGCTTGCGGCCGACGAGTTCCTCGCCCGCGCCAGAGTGGTGCCGTCGCTCACGCCGACTGCCGAGGCGCTGCGGCTGCGCGCATGA
- a CDS encoding transporter substrate-binding domain-containing protein, producing MIDRLRRARPWCLLLALLALATVASAQDAPSPSSSPAATLKVGVYEHPPFVMARDGGYTGMAVDLWNKLATTLDFKVEYIPYGTLRDLVEAVSRNEVDAAVTNLTITRDRAERIDFTHPWFDAGLRVMTRDAQGAGFWGLVDGLQQSGHLRAYGWIALVIVAATIMLTLFDRRFDQDFPRRWRDGIAESFYTVMSIATSGKPPARQNLFGWVGRLWQGLWLVCGIAVLAYVTSSVTSVMTTLSLTGQINSVADLPGRPIGVFTGSVSEEYARSNGLNLRSFPNIDEAAEALADQRIDAIIGDAPVLEYYATSHPDQAVSVVGAIFEPDKYGFALPLHHPLTRQLSVEIIGAHERGQIAEIRQRYFGESP from the coding sequence ATGATCGATCGACTTCGACGCGCCCGACCGTGGTGTCTCCTTCTCGCCCTCCTCGCTCTCGCAACCGTCGCCTCCGCGCAGGACGCGCCCTCCCCTTCGTCGTCGCCCGCCGCGACGCTGAAGGTCGGCGTATACGAGCATCCGCCCTTCGTCATGGCCAGAGACGGCGGCTATACCGGCATGGCCGTCGATCTGTGGAACAAGCTCGCCACGACGCTGGACTTCAAGGTCGAGTATATCCCTTACGGCACGCTGCGCGATCTGGTCGAAGCCGTGTCCCGCAACGAGGTGGACGCGGCCGTTACCAATCTCACGATCACGCGCGACCGGGCCGAGAGGATCGATTTCACCCATCCGTGGTTCGACGCTGGCCTGCGCGTCATGACGCGCGACGCTCAGGGAGCCGGCTTCTGGGGCCTTGTGGACGGCCTGCAGCAGTCGGGCCACCTGCGCGCCTACGGCTGGATCGCGCTGGTCATCGTCGCGGCGACCATCATGCTCACCCTGTTCGACCGCCGCTTCGACCAGGATTTCCCGCGTCGCTGGCGCGACGGCATCGCCGAGAGCTTCTATACCGTCATGTCGATCGCCACCTCAGGCAAGCCGCCCGCCCGCCAGAACCTGTTCGGCTGGGTGGGCCGCCTCTGGCAGGGCCTCTGGCTGGTCTGCGGCATTGCCGTCCTGGCTTACGTCACCTCGTCGGTGACCAGCGTCATGACCACGCTCTCGCTGACGGGGCAGATCAACAGCGTGGCAGACCTACCCGGCCGGCCGATTGGCGTGTTCACGGGCAGCGTCTCGGAAGAGTATGCACGCAGCAATGGTCTGAACCTGCGCTCCTTCCCCAACATCGATGAGGCGGCGGAGGCTCTCGCGGACCAGCGCATCGACGCGATCATCGGCGATGCTCCGGTCCTCGAATATTATGCGACTTCGCATCCCGACCAGGCCGTCTCGGTCGTCGGCGCGATCTTCGAACCGGACAAATACGGCTTCGCGCTGCCCCTTCATCACCCCCTCACGCGGCAGCTCAGCGTCGAAATCATCGGCGCGCATGAAAGGGGGCAGATCGCGGAGATCCGGCAACGCTATTTCGGCGAGAGTCCCTAG
- a CDS encoding molybdenum cofactor biosynthesis protein MoaE gives MTARIEIRIQTEDFDLSAEVSVLVGGLPDTGAVVTFSGLCRSEDGALAALELEHYPGMAEAEIRRIAEEAAARWPVSALAAIHRVGRIAPGGNIVLVVAASAHRQAAFDAASFLMDFLKSRAPFWKKEHLADGTEGGWVDAKESDEEVLDRWS, from the coding sequence ATGACGGCCCGCATCGAGATCAGGATCCAGACGGAGGATTTCGATCTCTCCGCCGAGGTCTCGGTGCTCGTCGGCGGCCTGCCCGACACCGGCGCGGTCGTCACCTTCAGCGGCCTGTGCCGCAGCGAGGACGGAGCGCTCGCCGCGCTCGAACTCGAACACTATCCCGGCATGGCCGAGGCCGAGATCCGGCGGATCGCCGAGGAAGCGGCCGCACGCTGGCCGGTGAGCGCGCTCGCGGCGATCCATCGCGTCGGGCGCATTGCGCCGGGCGGGAACATCGTGCTGGTGGTCGCGGCCTCCGCCCACAGGCAGGCCGCCTTCGACGCGGCATCCTTTCTGATGGATTTCCTCAAGTCGCGCGCGCCCTTCTGGAAGAAGGAACATCTCGCCGACGGCACAGAGGGCGGGTGGGTCGACGCCAAGGAATCGGACGAAGAAGTGCTCGATCGCTGGTCCTAG
- the moaD gene encoding molybdopterin converting factor subunit 1 has protein sequence MKLIYFAWVRERIGLPEEDVELPAEVRTVRDLLLWLRERGEGYEEALRHPEAIRVAINQEHSRHDEPIAGAREIALFPPMTGG, from the coding sequence GTGAAGCTCATCTACTTCGCCTGGGTCAGGGAACGGATCGGCCTTCCGGAAGAAGACGTCGAGCTTCCCGCCGAGGTGAGGACGGTACGCGACCTCCTCCTGTGGCTGCGCGAGCGCGGCGAAGGATACGAGGAAGCGCTGCGTCATCCCGAAGCGATCCGCGTCGCGATCAACCAGGAGCATTCGCGCCACGACGAGCCGATCGCCGGCGCGCGCGAGATCGCGCTCTTCCCCCCGATGACCGGCGGCTAG
- the pgsA gene encoding CDP-diacylglycerol--glycerol-3-phosphate 3-phosphatidyltransferase, whose protein sequence is MASKAYNIPNLLTYGRILAVPLIVVCFYLEGRLESSDFARWLALFLFVLASVTDYLDGYLARIWKQTSNIGRMLDPIADKLLVSTCLMLLAADPVETIHGWSLWAAIVILCREILVSGLREYLAELKVSLPVTRLAKWKTTIQMVAIAFLLAGPAGDKIFPYTTHVGITLLWVSAIVTLYTGYDYFRAGLKHVVDE, encoded by the coding sequence ATGGCTAGCAAGGCGTACAATATCCCGAATCTGCTGACTTACGGGCGCATTCTCGCGGTGCCGCTGATCGTCGTCTGCTTCTATCTGGAGGGACGGCTCGAATCGAGCGACTTCGCCCGCTGGCTGGCCCTGTTCCTCTTCGTGCTGGCGAGCGTCACCGACTATCTCGACGGCTATCTCGCGCGCATCTGGAAGCAGACCTCGAACATCGGCCGGATGCTCGACCCGATCGCCGACAAGCTTCTGGTCTCCACCTGCCTCATGCTGCTCGCCGCCGATCCCGTCGAGACCATCCACGGTTGGTCGCTGTGGGCGGCCATCGTAATCCTGTGCCGCGAGATCCTCGTCTCGGGCCTGCGCGAATATCTCGCCGAGCTGAAGGTCAGCCTGCCGGTCACCCGGCTCGCCAAGTGGAAGACGACCATCCAGATGGTCGCCATAGCCTTCCTGCTGGCAGGCCCCGCCGGCGACAAGATCTTCCCCTACACGACGCACGTCGGCATCACCCTTCTCTGGGTGTCGGCGATCGTGACGCTCTACACCGGCTACGACTATTTCCGCGCCGGCTTGAAGCACGTGGTGGACGAGTGA
- a CDS encoding SDR family oxidoreductase codes for MIHQPRAALVTGGARRIGAAIVRDLAKNGFAVAIHCNRSRAEAEALAADIVREGGNAAVVTADLTKTDQADDVVARATEQVGPLGLLVNSASIFEPDEIGNFDWDLWDAHFAVHVKAPVLLARRLAESLPQDMGGLVVNIIDERVWRPNPQFFSYALSKSALWDATRTMAQALAPRIRVNAIGPGPTLPNIRQQPGDFERQVAGLLLKRGPKLPEFGATVRYLFETMSVTGQMIAIDGGQHLAWETPDVTGMRE; via the coding sequence ATGATTCATCAACCAAGAGCAGCGCTGGTCACCGGAGGCGCGCGCAGGATCGGCGCCGCGATCGTGCGCGACCTGGCGAAGAACGGCTTCGCCGTGGCGATCCATTGCAACCGCTCGCGCGCGGAAGCCGAGGCGCTCGCCGCCGACATCGTCCGCGAGGGCGGCAATGCGGCCGTGGTCACCGCCGACCTCACGAAGACCGACCAGGCCGACGACGTCGTGGCGCGCGCTACAGAGCAGGTTGGGCCGCTGGGCCTCCTCGTCAACAGCGCCTCCATCTTCGAGCCCGACGAGATCGGCAATTTCGACTGGGATCTGTGGGACGCGCATTTCGCCGTGCACGTAAAGGCTCCCGTGCTTCTGGCGCGAAGGCTCGCCGAGTCGTTGCCACAGGATATGGGTGGCCTGGTGGTCAACATCATCGACGAGCGCGTCTGGCGCCCCAATCCGCAGTTCTTCTCCTACGCGCTGTCGAAGTCGGCATTATGGGACGCGACGCGCACCATGGCGCAGGCGCTCGCACCGCGGATCCGCGTCAATGCCATCGGCCCCGGCCCAACGCTGCCCAACATCCGCCAGCAGCCCGGCGATTTCGAGCGGCAGGTCGCCGGCCTGCTGCTCAAGCGTGGGCCGAAGCTACCTGAATTCGGCGCGACGGTGCGCTACCTGTTCGAGACGATGTCAGTAACCGGCCAAATGATCGCCATCGACGGCGGTCAGCATCTTGCGTGGGAAACGCCGGATGTGACAGGCATGAGGGAATGA
- a CDS encoding outer membrane protein has translation MKANLKFARPLAAAAALAILASAPAFAADAIMEQAPEPAPVDIVPSASTGWAGPYAGVQAGYTFGRADLPGVGRHDHDGFNGGAFAGIQGQNGSIVYGVEGDVGYNGAKGSNAGIETKSGVEGSLRARLGYAVNDRVLLYGTGGGAAENLKASDAFGSDRKTMLGYTVGAGADVKVTEQVFVRGEYRFTDYGKETFNLGGVAQEVDTHSNKVQLGLGVKF, from the coding sequence ATGAAAGCCAATCTCAAATTCGCCCGCCCGCTCGCCGCGGCAGCGGCTCTCGCCATCCTCGCATCGGCTCCGGCGTTCGCCGCCGACGCGATCATGGAGCAGGCTCCCGAGCCGGCGCCCGTCGACATCGTGCCGTCGGCTTCGACCGGCTGGGCCGGGCCTTACGCCGGTGTGCAGGCTGGTTACACCTTTGGCCGTGCAGACCTTCCGGGCGTGGGCCGTCACGACCATGACGGCTTCAACGGCGGCGCGTTCGCCGGTATCCAGGGCCAGAACGGTAGCATCGTCTACGGCGTCGAGGGTGACGTCGGCTACAATGGCGCCAAGGGCTCGAACGCCGGCATCGAAACCAAGTCCGGCGTCGAGGGCTCGCTGCGCGCCCGTCTCGGCTATGCGGTCAACGACCGCGTGCTGCTCTACGGCACCGGCGGTGGCGCCGCTGAGAACCTGAAGGCCAGCGACGCGTTCGGTTCCGACCGCAAGACCATGCTCGGCTACACGGTCGGCGCGGGCGCCGATGTGAAGGTCACCGAGCAGGTGTTCGTCCGCGGCGAGTATCGCTTCACGGACTACGGCAAGGAGACGTTCAACCTCGGCGGCGTCGCCCAGGAGGTCGATACCCACTCCAACAAGGTTCAGCTCGGCCTCGGCGTGAAGTTCTGA
- a CDS encoding glutathione S-transferase translates to MPRILYSSASPYSAKVRMAAAHAGIACEAVTVDTNVDPAVLIDANPLGKIPVLITDDGEAVFDSRVITQYLNRISGNAMFPRNAAKRLEAERLEALADGVADCLLAHVYERRFRPEDKIHQPWLERQWSKVERSLDYLVANTPKIPAKITAGHIALRALIGYLALRFAGKWEKGRSKLVRWAKKFDEKFPQLATCLPN, encoded by the coding sequence ATGCCGCGCATCCTCTACTCCTCCGCCTCTCCCTACAGCGCCAAGGTCCGGATGGCGGCCGCTCATGCTGGCATCGCCTGCGAGGCGGTGACGGTCGACACCAATGTCGATCCGGCCGTGCTCATCGACGCAAATCCGCTCGGCAAGATCCCGGTGCTCATCACCGACGATGGCGAAGCCGTTTTCGACAGCCGTGTCATCACGCAATACCTCAACCGGATCTCCGGCAACGCGATGTTCCCGCGCAACGCCGCGAAGCGGCTGGAGGCCGAGCGGCTCGAAGCCCTTGCCGACGGCGTCGCCGACTGCCTGCTCGCTCACGTCTACGAACGCCGCTTCCGCCCGGAAGACAAGATCCACCAGCCCTGGCTCGAACGACAGTGGTCGAAGGTCGAGCGCTCGCTCGATTATCTGGTCGCGAACACGCCGAAAATCCCGGCCAAGATCACGGCAGGCCATATCGCGCTGCGCGCCCTCATCGGCTACCTCGCACTGCGCTTCGCCGGCAAGTGGGAAAAGGGTCGCTCGAAGCTGGTCCGCTGGGCGAAGAAGTTCGACGAGAAGTTCCCCCAACTCGCCACCTGCCTTCCGAATTAG
- a CDS encoding ribonuclease T2 family protein, giving the protein MPGAEVTILLPLRRAGLPTLLLSLFLAACGEEQAATPNTPIGGPAPTAPASNPQTPVKSGKGFDFYVLSLSWSPSYCEAEGADANRQQCASGRPYAFVVHGLWPQLERGYPADCPVGESDVDPGIVSGMLPLMPSAGLIRHQWRKHGSCAGLSQRDYFDVVRAARARIEIPTEFERLSAYRTVRPDEVEASFLSANDS; this is encoded by the coding sequence CTGCCGGGTGCTGAGGTAACCATCCTGCTTCCGCTTCGCCGGGCGGGTCTTCCCACCCTGCTCCTGTCTCTGTTTCTCGCTGCCTGCGGCGAAGAACAGGCGGCCACTCCGAACACGCCTATCGGTGGTCCCGCCCCAACGGCTCCCGCATCGAATCCACAGACGCCGGTAAAATCCGGAAAAGGCTTCGATTTCTATGTCCTGTCGCTGTCGTGGTCGCCGAGCTATTGCGAGGCAGAGGGGGCGGACGCCAATCGCCAGCAATGCGCGTCGGGCCGTCCCTACGCGTTCGTCGTTCACGGTCTGTGGCCGCAGCTCGAGCGCGGCTACCCTGCCGACTGCCCGGTGGGCGAGAGCGACGTAGACCCCGGCATCGTCTCCGGTATGCTGCCGCTGATGCCGTCCGCCGGACTGATCCGTCACCAGTGGCGCAAGCATGGCTCCTGTGCCGGGCTGTCGCAGCGCGACTATTTCGATGTGGTGCGTGCCGCCCGCGCGCGAATCGAGATCCCGACGGAGTTCGAGCGGCTCTCCGCCTATCGCACGGTGCGGCCCGACGAGGTCGAGGCATCGTTTCTGTCAGCCAACGATAGCTGA
- a CDS encoding 23S rRNA (adenine(2030)-N(6))-methyltransferase RlmJ — protein sequence MNYDHAYHAGNFADVVKHVLVVRIVEYLKRKDKPFRVIDTHAGSGLYDLTAERAQKTGEWRTGIGRLIEQRGDLPATVRSLLAPYLDCITDLNPGGGITVYPGSPVLVRRLLRGRDRLTAIELHPDAAFELKNRFAGDFATRVIELDGWLALGAHVPPKEKRGLVLVDPPFEIDDEFGRILDGLRTAHRRWPGGVYAFWYPVKDREEVGRFRGELATLGIPRVLDATLTIRAPLHYPRLDGTGMVIVNPPYLIEDELRLLLPVLADVLAQDEGAAWSVDWLAGEAGPG from the coding sequence ATGAACTACGACCACGCCTATCATGCCGGCAATTTCGCGGACGTGGTCAAGCATGTCCTGGTCGTGCGCATCGTCGAATACCTGAAGCGCAAGGACAAGCCGTTCCGCGTCATCGACACGCATGCCGGCAGCGGCCTCTACGATCTCACGGCCGAGCGGGCGCAGAAGACCGGCGAGTGGCGGACGGGCATCGGCAGGCTGATCGAACAGCGGGGCGACCTGCCGGCTACCGTCCGCAGCCTCCTCGCGCCCTATCTCGACTGCATCACCGATCTCAATCCCGGCGGCGGAATCACGGTCTATCCGGGCTCGCCAGTGCTCGTGCGCCGCCTGCTGCGCGGCCGGGACAGGTTGACGGCGATCGAGCTCCATCCCGACGCGGCCTTCGAACTGAAGAATCGTTTCGCCGGCGATTTCGCCACGCGCGTCATCGAACTCGATGGCTGGCTGGCGCTCGGCGCGCACGTGCCACCGAAGGAGAAGCGCGGCCTGGTGCTGGTCGACCCTCCCTTCGAGATCGACGACGAGTTCGGCCGTATCCTCGACGGCCTGCGGACGGCGCACCGGCGCTGGCCGGGCGGGGTCTACGCCTTCTGGTATCCGGTGAAGGACCGCGAGGAGGTGGGGCGATTCCGGGGGGAGCTCGCCACGCTTGGAATCCCGCGTGTCCTCGACGCGACGCTGACCATCCGCGCGCCTCTCCATTACCCGCGCCTCGACGGCACCGGCATGGTCATCGTCAATCCGCCTTACCTGATCGAGGACGAGCTCAGGCTACTTCTGCCCGTGCTTGCCGACGTGCTGGCACAGGACGAAGGCGCTGCCTGGTCGGTCGATTGGCTCGCCGGAGAGGCCGGACCCGGTTGA